Proteins co-encoded in one Oxyura jamaicensis isolate SHBP4307 breed ruddy duck chromosome 7, BPBGC_Ojam_1.0, whole genome shotgun sequence genomic window:
- the C7H2orf88 gene encoding small membrane A-kinase anchor protein: MGCIKSKDAFPGSNTILVEGSREGNEGCTGEKSSLIAVMVDEKGPSSTIVLDYAHRLSHEILDQAVKQWAVTESKYSDIPFIESDVP; the protein is encoded by the coding sequence ATGGGATGCATCAAATCCAAGGATGCCTTTCCGGGTTCAAACACCATCCTGGTTGAAGGGAGCAGAGAAGGTAACGAAGGATGCACTGGGGAGAAATCCTCACTGATAGCAGTGATGGTGGACGAGAAAGGTCCCTCGAGCACCATCGTGCTGGACTACGCACACCGTCTCTCCCATGAGATTCTTGATCAGGCGGTGAAACAGTGGGCAGTGACGGAAAGCAAATACAGCGACATTCCCTTTATCGAGAGCGATGTGCCCTGA